A stretch of the Bacteroidota bacterium genome encodes the following:
- a CDS encoding hemolysin family protein: protein MFLEILTYGILFFLLIIASSFFSGSEVALFSLKNKDIVNIAPQNFINRRLIYLLKNPSQLLITILICNTLVNVSAAVVAAILTLQIIQHFQSDKIIALLIEIVFVTLVILIFGEITPKVIARKYTLQYARFAAVPISLFTFFLSPFSKIFEYLMQHIKSFLNYQKKDRVITEDDLKQLTEIVNQQGEIDEPIKQLFHRIGELSFLNAKDILVPRMNVVSIDIHTTLNKLKEVIRIANSLYIPVYKSSKDDIVGVIYSKDILKVERTIPEFDTEYILPLVRKPLYIPETKNVIELLKEFQTTKINVAIVVDEHGGTVGMVTLQEILNCISGDSLITTESKLIKIIDSKTYLVEGTALMRDVEKRLNIKIIEENAEYTTVGGLVLHLAGKVPKRNDKLEYMGIVFQVDEVKHNRIRKIKLTVV from the coding sequence TTGTTTCTTGAAATTTTAACATACGGCATTCTATTCTTTCTGCTGATTATCGCATCCTCTTTTTTTTCGGGGAGCGAGGTAGCTTTATTTTCTTTAAAAAATAAAGATATCGTAAATATCGCTCCCCAGAATTTTATAAATCGTCGCCTTATATATTTACTAAAAAACCCTTCGCAGTTGCTTATCACAATTTTGATTTGTAATACTTTAGTGAATGTTTCTGCTGCAGTGGTGGCAGCAATCTTAACACTCCAAATAATACAACACTTCCAATCCGATAAAATAATTGCGCTTCTGATTGAAATTGTTTTTGTAACGCTTGTTATCTTAATTTTCGGAGAAATAACTCCTAAAGTAATTGCCAGAAAATATACACTACAGTATGCTAGGTTTGCGGCAGTCCCAATTTCCTTATTTACTTTTTTCCTCTCCCCCTTTTCAAAAATCTTTGAATATCTGATGCAACATATTAAATCATTTCTAAATTATCAAAAAAAAGATCGGGTGATAACTGAAGATGACTTGAAACAACTAACTGAGATTGTGAATCAACAAGGTGAAATCGATGAACCCATAAAACAATTATTTCACCGAATCGGTGAGCTATCTTTTCTTAATGCAAAAGATATATTAGTACCGAGAATGAATGTCGTTTCTATAGATATTCACACCACTCTTAATAAACTAAAAGAGGTAATCCGGATTGCAAACAGCTTATACATCCCAGTGTATAAATCCAGCAAAGATGATATAGTGGGAGTTATCTATTCAAAAGATATATTAAAAGTTGAACGAACTATACCCGAATTCGATACGGAGTATATACTCCCGCTGGTGCGTAAGCCACTTTATATCCCGGAAACAAAAAATGTAATCGAGTTACTGAAAGAATTTCAAACCACAAAAATTAATGTGGCAATCGTAGTTGATGAACATGGGGGAACTGTCGGGATGGTTACATTACAAGAAATACTAAATTGCATTTCGGGAGATTCACTAATCACCACAGAATCTAAACTAATTAAAATTATTGATAGTAAAACTTATCTCGTTGAAGGAACGGCTCTAATGAGAGACGTTGAAAAGAGATTAAACATAAAGATTATTGAAGAAAATGCTGAATATACGACGGTTGGAGGATTAGTACTTCATCTTGCGGGTAAGGTCCCAAAACGTAATGATAAATTGGAATATATGGGTATTGTGTTTCAAGTTGACGAAGTTAAACACAATAGGATACGGAAAATAAAACTTACAGTTGTTTGA
- a CDS encoding PorV/PorQ family protein → MKRLKLLNIILVVALFITFTIDSFAGSPNRRGTAGATELLIPVGSTGVGMSGSILATAQGLDAIHWNPAGLSRSNLSAQVMFSNLSYIADIGVNYLAVAANMEDLGHLGVSLKTLSFGKIEETTIDRPEGTGITYSPTFITIGLTYSRRMTDRIHFGTNIKMVHESITRVSATAFAFDLGLQYKAGETGFNFGVALKNLGSEISFDGSDFDRFVDDPNQTPGYPTQPMRLRTAGFGMPTTLELGLAYKYPLMTEHLVEMSTTFINNNYSNDEYRFGVEYAYNNLFFIRGGYAYAQGVPSEFENIFGPTFGAGVRYTVGGIEMSVDYAYRSTSFFSGNQWFSVMIGF, encoded by the coding sequence TGGTTCACCAAATCGGCGTGGAACTGCAGGAGCTACCGAATTACTAATTCCTGTAGGGTCAACCGGTGTAGGTATGAGTGGATCGATCTTAGCCACTGCCCAGGGGTTAGATGCAATACACTGGAATCCGGCTGGTTTATCGAGAAGCAATCTCAGTGCTCAGGTTATGTTCTCGAATTTATCATACATTGCAGATATCGGCGTTAATTATTTAGCGGTTGCTGCAAATATGGAAGATTTAGGTCATCTCGGTGTTAGTTTAAAAACTCTCTCTTTTGGAAAAATCGAAGAAACTACAATTGATAGACCCGAAGGAACTGGTATTACTTACTCTCCAACATTTATAACAATCGGTTTAACTTATTCTCGGAGAATGACCGATAGAATTCATTTTGGAACAAATATCAAGATGGTTCATGAATCCATTACCCGTGTATCCGCTACAGCCTTTGCATTCGATCTTGGATTACAATACAAAGCTGGTGAAACAGGATTTAATTTCGGCGTGGCACTCAAAAACTTGGGGTCAGAAATTAGTTTTGATGGTTCAGATTTTGACAGATTTGTCGATGACCCAAATCAGACTCCCGGATATCCGACTCAACCAATGCGACTTAGAACTGCCGGATTCGGTATGCCTACAACGTTAGAATTAGGTCTTGCATACAAATATCCACTAATGACAGAACACTTAGTAGAGATGAGCACTACTTTTATAAACAATAACTATTCAAATGATGAGTATCGCTTTGGTGTTGAATATGCTTATAATAATTTATTTTTTATAAGAGGTGGCTATGCTTATGCTCAAGGTGTTCCCTCAGAATTTGAAAATATTTTTGGACCTACTTTTGGTGCCGGTGTTCGATATACTGTCGGTGGAATTGAAATGTCTGTAGATTACGCATATCGTTCCACTTCTTTCTTTTCCGGTAATCAATGGTTTTCTGTGATGATAGGATTTTAA
- a CDS encoding single-stranded DNA-binding protein, which translates to MASKSLNKVMLIGNLGKDPELRYTANGTAVASFSIATTDSWKNTEGAVQERTEWHNIIAWNKLAEVCGEWLKKGQKVYIEGNIRTRNYDDKDGKKKYVTEIYADNLIMLGGGKGASTSSGEPKEEGVTPPLSSQQDDDLPF; encoded by the coding sequence ATGGCATCAAAAAGTTTAAATAAAGTAATGCTCATCGGAAATCTTGGAAAAGATCCAGAACTTCGATACACAGCAAACGGAACTGCTGTTGCTTCATTTTCCATTGCTACAACAGACAGCTGGAAAAATACTGAAGGGGCAGTGCAGGAAAGAACCGAATGGCATAATATAATAGCGTGGAATAAATTAGCTGAAGTTTGTGGTGAATGGCTAAAAAAAGGACAAAAGGTATATATCGAAGGAAATATACGAACACGCAATTATGATGATAAAGATGGAAAAAAGAAATATGTTACTGAAATTTATGCCGATAACTTAATTATGCTTGGCGGTGGAAAGGGGGCCTCAACCTCCTCGGGTGAACCGAAGGAAGAGGGCGTGACGCCGCCTCTATCAAGTCAGCAAGATGATGATCTGCCATTCTGA
- the sppA gene encoding signal peptide peptidase SppA, producing the protein MKKSSKWFFGIIAALLIISAGIFILISSFFVEQEEDIEYVSGKGEKIALIELKGVIVESEKIVKQFKKYRKDKSIKAVLFRVDSPGGGVVASHEIYNEVKQTRESGKPVVVSMGSVAASGGYYVACGASLIVANPGTLTGSIGVISQFLRMDPLFQKLGIEMNTVKSGKYKDSGNPFREMTKEDKQYFQNLMDDVHSQFIDIVGSERKLDRNKAIEYADGRVFTGKAALEMKLVDTLGTYEDALKIAAELAGIKGEPAVVKEVKRKTFVGRFLGETKLGDFFNLKDEIFKHPILQYKLINP; encoded by the coding sequence ATGAAAAAATCTTCAAAATGGTTTTTCGGTATTATTGCCGCGTTGTTAATTATAAGTGCCGGAATATTTATTTTGATTTCTTCTTTTTTCGTTGAACAAGAAGAAGATATTGAATATGTTTCCGGCAAAGGCGAAAAAATTGCACTTATAGAATTAAAAGGTGTAATTGTTGAATCAGAAAAAATTGTAAAACAATTTAAGAAGTATCGAAAAGATAAATCAATCAAAGCTGTATTATTCAGAGTTGATTCGCCTGGTGGTGGTGTTGTTGCCAGTCATGAAATCTACAACGAAGTAAAACAGACACGTGAATCGGGTAAACCGGTTGTTGTGTCGATGGGCTCGGTTGCTGCAAGCGGTGGATATTATGTCGCTTGTGGTGCAAGCTTAATCGTAGCAAATCCCGGGACATTGACAGGAAGCATCGGCGTTATTTCACAATTTCTCAGAATGGATCCGTTGTTTCAAAAACTTGGAATAGAAATGAATACGGTTAAGTCGGGGAAGTACAAGGATTCAGGTAATCCTTTCCGTGAAATGACAAAAGAAGATAAACAATATTTTCAAAATCTGATGGACGATGTGCATTCACAATTTATTGATATAGTCGGCAGCGAACGAAAGTTGGATAGAAATAAAGCAATCGAGTATGCTGATGGTCGGGTTTTCACCGGTAAGGCGGCATTAGAAATGAAACTTGTTGATACACTCGGGACTTATGAAGACGCACTGAAAATTGCAGCAGAATTAGCCGGTATAAAAGGCGAACCGGCAGTAGTAAAAGAAGTTAAAAGAAAAACATTTGTTGGTCGTTTTTTGGGTGAAACAAAACTTGGCGATTTCTTTAATCTAAAAGATGAAATTTTTAAACACCCAATTTTACAATATAAATTAATTAACCCCTAA
- a CDS encoding NHL repeat-containing protein: protein MIFYSILLSIWYPFSYIQDSSYSYFQIDSLVSESSVFSLDYEGNTYILDQENHKLLKFNSQNQFQKEIGGIGWGQLNFDTPVAIDASYGLNIFVSDYYNNRIQRFNRNLEFISSLSGESFQSTNIRFVRPSILAVDRFSNLYFYDSENKNIMKINFDGLQVKDVRIIGDYRLAPHPIQLALAREDNLFVLETNKISIYDSWGTLLRALQLEVPQSARAFCLSEKEIYIVTDTELVIINQLGEQLNKINIEEYFQLPSANRIADVKIFQDHLHLLTNKMILVCPTNLFLTK from the coding sequence ATGATATTCTATTCTATTTTATTATCTATCTGGTATCCATTTTCGTACATCCAGGATTCTAGTTATTCATATTTTCAAATAGATTCATTGGTTTCTGAATCGTCAGTATTTTCTTTGGATTACGAAGGTAATACTTATATACTTGATCAAGAAAACCATAAACTTTTGAAATTTAATTCACAAAATCAATTTCAAAAAGAAATAGGAGGGATTGGTTGGGGCCAGTTAAATTTCGATACACCTGTGGCAATTGATGCTTCTTATGGGTTGAATATATTTGTTTCGGATTATTACAATAATCGCATCCAGAGATTTAATCGCAACTTAGAATTTATCAGTTCATTATCCGGCGAGTCTTTTCAATCCACTAATATTCGCTTTGTGCGGCCTTCTATTTTAGCTGTCGATAGGTTTTCAAATCTATATTTTTACGATTCTGAAAATAAAAATATTATGAAAATTAACTTCGACGGGCTTCAGGTTAAAGACGTAAGGATAATCGGGGATTATCGGCTAGCTCCTCATCCCATTCAACTTGCTTTAGCGAGAGAAGACAATTTATTTGTTTTAGAGACCAATAAAATATCAATTTATGATAGTTGGGGTACACTATTACGGGCACTTCAATTAGAAGTACCCCAATCAGCACGTGCATTTTGTTTATCCGAGAAAGAAATTTATATTGTTACTGACACCGAGTTGGTAATAATTAATCAATTGGGCGAACAATTGAACAAAATTAATATCGAGGAATATTTTCAATTGCCATCAGCTAATCGAATTGCCGATGTGAAAATATTTCAAGATCATCTACATTTATTAACTAATAAAATGATATTGGTCTGTCCGACAAATTTATTCTTAACTAAATAA
- a CDS encoding HU family DNA-binding protein, translated as MTKADIVDVIASATGLTKVETEAVVDGFISTVINALKEGKNIEIRGFGSFKVKKRKGRMARNPRTGAQVQVDEHFVPLFKVSKELKTNVNENLKRTQPNWGRTEP; from the coding sequence TTGACTAAAGCAGATATTGTTGATGTAATTGCTTCTGCGACCGGACTAACAAAGGTCGAAACTGAAGCTGTAGTAGATGGATTTATATCCACAGTAATTAACGCCTTGAAAGAAGGCAAAAATATTGAAATTCGCGGCTTCGGAAGTTTTAAAGTGAAGAAGCGAAAAGGAAGAATGGCACGCAATCCTCGAACAGGTGCACAGGTTCAGGTCGACGAACATTTTGTTCCACTTTTTAAAGTTTCAAAAGAATTGAAAACAAATGTGAATGAAAATTTAAAGAGAACACAACCTAATTGGGGTCGTACCGAACCTTAA